The following are encoded in a window of Deinococcus arcticus genomic DNA:
- a CDS encoding ParA family protein, translating to MSPTVLSFINLKGGVAKTTATVQLADTLAFLKQKRVLVLDLDPQTNATLALIGEERWAQADEAGQTLAHLFLDLLRGTQSFDPAQAIVRGASNLNRVPAEVMAHLPEGSRYGRVDLLPSSIRLIDVQDRMQDIAARTHYAVNPMEAVKRYVAPHFAGYDYVLIDCPPNLGFVTQNGLEVSDHYLIPTIPDRLSTYGIGQIAGRIAELRRARGLRLTCLGVLITKYQGSSTQHRQGLSRLPGDLARAFEGTGEPTPPIFDTRLPQTNAMAEAMSHDRPAATYRDKYGGNVVGGQAAYKYGLDLADELEDRLRGQVKGPASPFGTWLSSLTQSEN from the coding sequence ATGAGCCCCACCGTTCTGTCGTTTATCAACCTCAAGGGCGGCGTGGCCAAGACCACCGCCACCGTGCAGCTGGCCGACACCCTGGCCTTTTTGAAGCAGAAACGGGTGCTGGTGCTGGACCTGGACCCCCAGACGAACGCCACCCTGGCCCTGATCGGCGAGGAGCGCTGGGCCCAGGCGGACGAGGCCGGGCAGACGCTGGCCCACCTGTTTCTGGACCTGCTGCGCGGCACCCAGTCCTTTGATCCGGCACAGGCGATTGTGCGCGGGGCCAGCAATCTCAACCGTGTGCCCGCCGAGGTGATGGCGCACCTGCCCGAGGGCAGCCGCTACGGCCGGGTGGACCTGCTGCCCAGTTCCATCCGCCTGATTGACGTGCAAGACCGCATGCAGGACATTGCCGCGCGCACCCATTACGCGGTCAATCCCATGGAGGCGGTGAAGCGCTACGTGGCGCCGCACTTTGCCGGCTACGACTACGTCCTCATTGACTGCCCGCCCAACCTGGGGTTTGTCACGCAAAACGGACTGGAGGTCAGCGACCACTACCTGATTCCCACCATTCCCGACCGCCTGAGCACCTACGGCATTGGCCAGATTGCCGGGCGCATTGCCGAATTGCGCCGGGCCCGGGGCCTGCGCCTGACCTGCCTGGGCGTGCTAATCACCAAGTATCAGGGCAGCAGCACCCAGCACCGCCAGGGCCTCTCGCGGCTGCCCGGCGATCTGGCGCGCGCCTTTGAGGGCACAGGCGAGCCCACCCCGCCCATCTTCGACACCCGCCTGCCCCAGACCAACGCGATGGCGGAAGCCATGAGCCACGACCGCCCGGCGGCCACCTACCGCGACAAATACGGCGGCAACGTGGTGGGCGGGCAGGCGGCCTACAAGTACGGCTTGGACCTTGCCGACGAACTGGAAGACCGCCTGCGCGGGCAGGTGAAGGGCCCCGCCAGCCCCTTTGGCACGTGGCTGAGCAGCCTCACCCAGAGCGAGAACTGA
- a CDS encoding helix-turn-helix domain-containing protein, protein MDTDELIRQRIRVRMQERGLTQAELARQLGIKPPSLAQILSGRRGRVPESLLNVLQALDLQLDALSAQEKRNG, encoded by the coding sequence ATGGACACTGACGAACTCATTCGCCAGCGGATTCGGGTGCGAATGCAAGAGCGCGGCCTGACCCAAGCAGAACTGGCACGGCAGCTGGGCATCAAGCCCCCCTCACTGGCGCAGATCCTGAGTGGTCGTCGCGGGCGGGTGCCCGAAAGTCTACTGAACGTGCTACAGGCTCTCGACCTGCAGCTGGATGCCCTCTCTGCTCAGGAGAAACGGAATGGCTAA
- a CDS encoding acyl-ACP desaturase: MADVMPPNMLNERPRTPTGLLSNAEKDRLIERGFLGLYRWYTARSQETRNWNPDRSFEWRELRQDMPPELITVLQGFFAVEQYAPDFTSNLVHLVRRSHGRSHFQLRWGSEEEKHADAWENAVLFSGQRSPKWIEEYKERLKSQTWELPFPDAIHNLVYTVFQERATQLNYLNMMKIAQGRSEKPHLQGFADPVLAKVAQTIAVDEAAHYNFFLEGVRMYLYYYPERTLNAIKNVIGQFSMPAATLVPDWEQFFETVYRAGIYGPRDFQRDVMQVAFRNMGIESRKALEEGIRKTREVPDFDGGTFKTTAIFETFDYGAVEGDVKRLHVKIQDYEKEIGFDLYDPTEFVVNPEVPVQDTPAADD, translated from the coding sequence ATGGCCGATGTGATGCCCCCCAACATGCTGAATGAGCGTCCGCGCACCCCCACCGGACTGCTGAGCAACGCCGAAAAAGACCGCCTGATCGAACGTGGCTTTCTGGGCCTGTACCGCTGGTACACCGCCCGCAGCCAGGAAACCCGCAACTGGAACCCCGACCGCTCCTTCGAGTGGCGCGAGCTGCGCCAGGACATGCCACCCGAACTGATTACCGTGTTGCAGGGCTTTTTTGCCGTGGAGCAGTACGCGCCGGACTTCACCAGCAACCTCGTGCATCTGGTCCGGCGCAGCCACGGCCGCTCGCACTTTCAGCTGCGCTGGGGCAGTGAGGAAGAGAAGCACGCCGACGCCTGGGAAAACGCCGTGCTGTTCAGCGGCCAGCGCAGCCCCAAGTGGATCGAGGAATACAAGGAGCGCCTGAAGTCCCAGACCTGGGAATTGCCCTTCCCCGACGCCATTCATAACCTCGTGTACACCGTGTTTCAGGAGCGCGCCACCCAGCTGAATTACCTGAACATGATGAAAATTGCCCAGGGCAGGAGCGAAAAGCCGCACCTGCAGGGCTTCGCGGACCCGGTGCTGGCCAAGGTGGCCCAGACCATCGCCGTGGACGAGGCCGCGCACTATAACTTCTTCCTGGAAGGCGTGCGCATGTACCTGTACTACTACCCCGAGCGCACCCTGAACGCCATCAAGAACGTGATTGGCCAGTTCTCTATGCCCGCCGCCACCCTGGTGCCGGACTGGGAGCAGTTCTTTGAGACCGTGTACCGCGCCGGCATCTACGGCCCGCGCGACTTCCAGCGCGACGTGATGCAGGTGGCCTTCCGCAATATGGGCATCGAGAGCCGCAAGGCCCTGGAAGAAGGCATCCGCAAGACGCGCGAGGTCCCGGATTTCGACGGCGGCACCTTCAAGACCACCGCCATCTTCGAGACCTTCGACTACGGCGCCGTGGAAGGGGATGTCAAACGCCTGCACGTGAAGATTCAGGACTACGAGAAGGAAATCGGCTTTGACCTGTACGACCCCACCGAGTTCGTGGTGAACCCGGAAGTGCCCGTGCAGGACACGCCGGCGGCCGACGACTGA
- a CDS encoding helix-turn-helix domain-containing protein → MTEFTQEKLVYSPKELEPMLQLSKNTINALLRSGRLRSVRVGRRYLIPLDAVQQFLAGIPQS, encoded by the coding sequence ATGACTGAATTCACCCAGGAGAAGCTCGTCTACAGCCCCAAAGAACTCGAGCCCATGCTGCAACTCTCTAAGAACACCATCAACGCCCTACTGCGTTCGGGGCGGCTACGCAGCGTCCGTGTGGGTCGGCGGTACCTGATTCCACTGGACGCCGTCCAGCAGTTCCTGGCAGGCATCCCTCAATCCTGA
- a CDS encoding ChbG/HpnK family deacetylase: MLPNPALLKLGHAPQDRVVVFHADDLGMCEATVSGCADLFAAGTLRSAAIMMPCAWAPAAARLAQEWPEVDLGVHLTLTSEWAAARWRPLTPGGGLSDAQGYFHATSEAVWAQAKPASAGREMAAQLNRALAWGLNISHADGHMGTAAHPALLPHAVGAALRRGVLPILPRLDAAGWRAHGLGPAQAQAVTLALRALERRGVPLVDHIVMLPLDRGGDQVPLIEDLLATLGPGLTHFILHPARDTPELRAVAGDWAGRVANYEAFLDPRLPGIIARSGVKVTTYRPLRALLGRR; the protein is encoded by the coding sequence ATGCTCCCCAATCCGGCACTGCTGAAGCTGGGCCACGCGCCCCAGGACCGGGTGGTGGTGTTTCACGCCGACGACCTGGGCATGTGCGAGGCCACCGTTTCGGGCTGCGCGGACCTGTTCGCGGCGGGCACCCTGCGCTCGGCGGCCATCATGATGCCCTGTGCCTGGGCCCCGGCCGCAGCCCGGCTGGCCCAGGAGTGGCCCGAGGTAGACCTGGGCGTGCACCTGACCCTGACCAGCGAGTGGGCGGCGGCCCGCTGGCGCCCGCTGACCCCGGGCGGCGGCCTGAGTGACGCGCAGGGCTACTTTCATGCCACCTCGGAAGCGGTGTGGGCACAGGCGAAGCCGGCCTCGGCCGGGCGCGAGATGGCCGCGCAGCTGAACCGGGCCCTGGCGTGGGGGCTGAACATCTCGCACGCCGACGGGCATATGGGCACCGCCGCGCACCCGGCGCTGCTGCCGCACGCGGTGGGCGCGGCCCTCAGGCGCGGGGTGCTGCCCATTCTGCCCCGGCTGGACGCGGCGGGCTGGCGCGCGCACGGGCTGGGGCCCGCCCAGGCGCAGGCGGTCACGCTGGCGCTGCGGGCCCTGGAACGCCGGGGGGTGCCGCTGGTGGACCACATCGTGATGCTGCCGCTGGACCGGGGCGGCGATCAGGTGCCGCTGATCGAGGACCTGCTGGCCACTCTGGGCCCCGGGCTCACCCACTTCATCCTGCACCCGGCGCGCGACACGCCCGAACTGCGCGCGGTGGCGGGCGACTGGGCCGGGCGGGTGGCCAACTACGAGGCGTTTCTGGACCCGCGCCTGCCAGGCATCATTGCGCGCAGCGGCGTGAAGGTCACCACCTACCGCCCCCTGCGCGCCCTGCTGGGCCGCCGATGA
- the bshB1 gene encoding bacillithiol biosynthesis deacetylase BshB1, producing the protein MSLPPAPFQTIFGAAQPLDWLCLAPHPDDAEIGAGGTLIRLARQGRAVGILELSRGERGTQGTPEARVAECVQAAAIMGLVWRGQLGLPDGELRDTLPGAHALAAALRAVRPRVLVVPHHHDRHPDHFGTYQLAKRAVHLAQLRKADLSGEPHRVARVLLYQGNSDIRPTLLVDVAAVQDTWAQAVLAHESQFGGESVSETVTPEIVERRRARLTYWGTLARARYAEAFEAEDPLLVDPLAL; encoded by the coding sequence GTGAGCCTGCCGCCCGCCCCCTTCCAGACCATTTTTGGCGCCGCGCAGCCGCTGGACTGGCTGTGCCTCGCCCCCCATCCCGACGACGCCGAGATTGGTGCGGGCGGCACCCTGATTCGGCTGGCCCGGCAGGGGCGGGCCGTGGGCATTCTGGAACTTTCGCGCGGGGAGCGCGGCACCCAGGGCACCCCGGAGGCGCGGGTGGCCGAGTGCGTGCAGGCCGCCGCCATCATGGGGCTGGTGTGGCGCGGCCAACTGGGGCTGCCGGACGGCGAACTGCGCGACACGCTGCCCGGCGCCCACGCCCTGGCCGCCGCGCTGCGGGCCGTGCGCCCCCGCGTGCTGGTGGTGCCGCACCACCATGACCGCCACCCGGACCACTTCGGCACCTACCAGCTGGCCAAGCGGGCGGTGCATCTGGCACAGCTGAGAAAAGCCGACCTGAGCGGCGAACCGCACCGGGTCGCGCGCGTGCTGCTGTACCAGGGCAACTCGGACATCCGGCCCACGCTGCTGGTGGATGTGGCAGCGGTGCAGGATACCTGGGCCCAGGCGGTGCTGGCCCACGAGAGCCAGTTCGGGGGCGAGTCTGTGTCCGAAACCGTCACACCCGAAATCGTGGAGCGCCGCCGCGCCCGCCTGACCTACTGGGGCACCCTGGCCCGCGCCCGCTACGCCGAGGCCTTTGAAGCCGAGGACCCCCTGCTGGTGGACCCGCTGGCGCTGTAG
- a CDS encoding peroxiredoxin codes for MSLVGQPAPDFTLPASTGEQITLSSYRGHQHVVLVFYPLDFSPVCSMQLPEYSGRQDDFADAGAVVLGINRDSVHAHKAWAAEYGIEVPLLADMTLAAARLYGVAIDERGISGRAVFLIDRAGTVRYQHVEDTTGAYTVRPELVLAKLREL; via the coding sequence ATGAGCCTTGTGGGACAGCCTGCCCCCGACTTCACCCTGCCGGCCTCGACGGGCGAGCAGATCACCCTCAGCAGCTACCGGGGCCACCAGCATGTGGTGCTGGTGTTCTACCCCCTGGACTTCAGCCCGGTGTGCTCCATGCAGCTGCCCGAATACTCCGGGCGCCAGGACGACTTTGCCGATGCTGGCGCCGTGGTCCTGGGTATCAACCGCGATTCGGTGCATGCCCACAAGGCGTGGGCCGCCGAATACGGCATCGAGGTGCCCCTGCTGGCCGACATGACCCTGGCGGCGGCGCGGCTCTACGGCGTGGCCATTGACGAGCGCGGCATCAGCGGGCGGGCGGTCTTTCTGATTGACCGGGCGGGGACTGTGCGCTACCAGCATGTCGAGGACACCACCGGGGCCTACACGGTGCGCCCCGAGCTGGTGCTGGCCAAACTGCGCGAGCTGTAG
- a CDS encoding restriction endonuclease-related protein gives MNAASTHIDGEETLKLLAAGLVRQHRACVKAEVLDARGANERTLTPLALLMAQARISRLQIASGQLASADSLHRLVANCMLPLGEWAPALLLGVDGAWRDLRLIDPELRVPTLECRGLAEEGGNVDDLRENVWHAKVREELKRIPLERVRDEAYRTLRRFVVTHALARQAELDAAVSALDDLTLGATLGPLLAEMYTPAHAGEHGRLLERCAACGSRVEVRGGEPRCASERCRERAPVLSVRDVLTVEEAWLLKRELLLFWAEPGQVEIALFDALRAQRDDVELYPRQDEVDVSVGEGRDVGIDVKDYTLIPQLARRFDQGAGDLALYRRKIVVVTDRGTRARGLARRRQLQELLDERELGIEVMTVHQAVDAFGYRARTGRQ, from the coding sequence GTGAATGCCGCTTCCACTCACATTGACGGCGAGGAGACCCTCAAGCTCCTGGCCGCCGGCCTCGTCCGGCAGCACCGCGCGTGCGTCAAAGCCGAGGTCTTAGATGCTCGTGGCGCGAACGAGCGCACCCTAACCCCGCTCGCGCTGCTGATGGCGCAGGCGCGCATCTCACGCCTGCAAATCGCTTCTGGGCAGCTCGCGAGCGCGGACAGCCTTCACCGACTTGTAGCGAACTGCATGTTGCCCCTGGGCGAATGGGCCCCAGCGCTTCTGTTAGGCGTGGATGGCGCCTGGCGCGACCTGCGACTTATCGACCCGGAGTTGCGCGTGCCCACCCTGGAGTGTCGCGGCCTCGCCGAGGAAGGCGGCAACGTCGACGACCTACGTGAGAACGTATGGCACGCGAAGGTGCGCGAAGAACTGAAGCGCATCCCACTCGAACGCGTGCGTGACGAGGCATACCGCACCCTGCGGCGCTTTGTCGTCACGCACGCATTGGCCCGCCAGGCCGAACTCGACGCGGCTGTCTCCGCGCTCGACGACCTCACCCTTGGGGCAACCCTGGGGCCACTGCTCGCCGAGATGTACACGCCTGCGCACGCTGGTGAGCACGGCCGTCTGCTGGAACGCTGCGCTGCCTGCGGCAGCCGTGTTGAGGTGCGCGGCGGCGAGCCTCGCTGCGCTTCGGAGCGCTGCCGTGAGCGTGCCCCGGTTCTGAGCGTGCGCGACGTCCTAACCGTGGAGGAAGCATGGTTGCTGAAGCGTGAACTGCTGCTGTTCTGGGCTGAACCCGGCCAGGTGGAGATCGCGCTATTTGACGCGCTGCGCGCCCAGCGTGACGACGTGGAACTCTACCCTCGCCAAGACGAGGTGGATGTGAGTGTCGGCGAGGGCCGTGACGTCGGCATCGACGTAAAGGACTACACCCTGATCCCGCAGCTCGCACGGCGTTTCGACCAAGGCGCCGGTGACCTCGCGCTATACCGCCGCAAGATAGTTGTCGTGACCGACCGCGGTACCCGCGCGCGTGGCCTTGCTCGCCGCCGCCAACTGCAGGAGCTGCTCGATGAACGCGAGCTCGGCATCGAGGTGATGACGGTTCACCAAGCTGTCGACGCCTTCGGGTACCGTGCGCGCACGGGGCGCCAGTGA
- a CDS encoding tyrosine-type recombinase/integrase, translating into MAKRANGEGTISRRKDSNGKTKGWRVGVTIGKKEDGSQKRRWISGKTQGEMQEKLRALQSDLHQGTLADTDRMTVADFLNQWVAHKEREGIKPNTVQSYRDTVNRYITPKIGRVKLEKLRPLDIEHMLTSLRGDDKSASLLAYTLRVLKMALQQAVRWQMLPRNVADSVRAPKIERKEMEVWDRVQVAHFLKVTEPHPLHAAFYLALMTGMRRGELVGLKWEDVDLDRARLTVKNNLVEVIGAPVEGKTRLKKATMSSVRLEVSTPKSKASRRTIVLSKGTVQKLREQQARQEAWRQHAGEAWTERGFVFTTVTGDLVWPSALAKAYTSLVKEAGVPPIRFHDMRHTAASLMISVGIPPKTVSERLGHSDVAFTLRTYTHLYDAQREEAAFDIADLV; encoded by the coding sequence ATGGCTAAGCGGGCTAACGGCGAAGGCACTATAAGCCGTCGTAAAGACAGCAACGGCAAGACCAAAGGGTGGCGCGTCGGAGTCACTATCGGTAAAAAAGAGGACGGCTCACAGAAACGTCGGTGGATCAGTGGGAAGACCCAAGGCGAAATGCAGGAGAAGCTGCGGGCCCTGCAATCAGACCTGCACCAGGGCACCCTCGCGGACACCGACCGGATGACCGTGGCCGACTTCCTGAACCAGTGGGTGGCGCACAAGGAACGCGAGGGCATCAAGCCAAACACGGTGCAGAGCTACCGGGACACGGTGAACCGCTACATCACGCCAAAGATAGGGCGCGTGAAACTGGAAAAACTGCGCCCACTGGATATCGAGCACATGCTGACGAGTTTGCGCGGCGACGATAAGAGCGCGTCGCTGCTGGCGTACACGCTGCGGGTCCTGAAGATGGCGCTGCAGCAGGCGGTGCGTTGGCAGATGCTGCCGCGAAACGTCGCGGATTCCGTGAGGGCACCGAAAATTGAACGCAAGGAGATGGAAGTCTGGGACCGGGTACAGGTGGCGCACTTCCTGAAGGTGACGGAACCTCATCCTCTGCACGCCGCTTTTTACCTGGCGCTGATGACCGGGATGCGGCGCGGTGAACTCGTTGGCCTGAAATGGGAGGACGTGGATCTGGACCGCGCCCGCCTGACAGTAAAGAACAACCTCGTGGAGGTTATCGGTGCGCCGGTTGAGGGCAAGACCCGCCTCAAGAAGGCGACTATGTCGTCGGTTCGCCTAGAGGTCTCCACGCCCAAGAGCAAGGCGTCCCGCCGCACCATCGTGCTGTCCAAGGGGACGGTGCAGAAACTCCGCGAGCAGCAGGCGCGGCAGGAGGCATGGCGCCAGCATGCAGGCGAAGCCTGGACGGAACGGGGATTCGTGTTCACCACGGTCACGGGTGATTTGGTCTGGCCAAGCGCGCTCGCCAAGGCTTACACCAGTCTGGTGAAGGAGGCGGGCGTGCCGCCCATCCGGTTCCACGACATGCGTCACACGGCGGCGTCTCTGATGATCAGCGTGGGCATCCCGCCGAAGACCGTCAGTGAGCGCTTGGGGCACAGTGACGTGGCATTCACATTGAGGACCTACACGCACTTGTACGACGCCCAGCGGGAGGAGGCGGCGTTTGATATCGCAGATCTGGTCTGA
- a CDS encoding RNaseH domain-containing protein, whose protein sequence is MSTPATKDRKPKKMSPPILTRPFDPNAALAPGVAQRVQELAVRLADGLPMAFTLSEADASIPPHAATEVYLNRGLADALRAVEGRRKSQLGDAGALPVAMLRLLLQLEDADALRAEVELWKVTNTEWPVPLLVTAAPPDVAVRHAVQALGAWIMGVPGLDEADRTTLYERLSRMPLRTVTDTFHPARWNGDNKGHRNLADMAARALEGLELFPGRGPIRRVVSRELTSGRAELTTDPYVALGKGELPAAYVVRLRTKTYPGHPQPLLLLELSRRQWTDNVNTYHGKVTLHAFPQATPARPCPPVVQLEATPHAVRTATAGGDYLGLRKQYRTLPEQPFVDKRLDPRVVSHTPCPVLALVRQGRGVQGGATGALEVDRLVAFATASLALEARGLVPWRGLARVKEPGRKEGQEIEEPFKYLFADFEPTRKQLATGTGAKKIVEKRQEAEAWAAQERARIDAHYGGRYRLLLLHAPGHDNDAREAQHILETILQDHVEVHREVMPEHTSGPRAQLPGNTLMPAPRAELRVAAWTDFLRRPRPACDGVMLVVPKGDGDTANDPVNKRASKVAILRALGVHAQYLRPMEAADERVDGEVDKRAQRDRKRRFDFVRRATRAFQDLAWEAIGMLDPVEDDSGRLSSALGDADRGFVTALTVVSVNKSKKRKNKSSTVPCALRLDLATQRTEANLLLADGSSGWLNLRDATTRLLGNTRKMNFDDRKDAADRRATQDFFQSVLDDLNGRVSSRSPEVVVIDGDTVCPAWPGLYDKHLKLDDLRFEPGEPARSRLQLGWGDLTLVRLRAASDRSPKVLTLGEREVEVLGVRFPTPRWSESETFRLIGGGAPTYLNVGANNNQTVRGMSGHLAVHKHGKDKVTALEPWVKTYATPDPLEVNVLAPGHLPEEAVVHLLSKLRRRYAHYDGWTKLPAPMSFAHVVKDYIPDYDHDFQDGDDESVTESGSD, encoded by the coding sequence ATGAGCACTCCCGCCACAAAGGACCGCAAGCCCAAGAAAATGTCCCCGCCTATCCTCACCAGGCCGTTCGACCCGAACGCAGCCCTCGCGCCGGGCGTGGCCCAACGCGTGCAAGAGCTTGCCGTGCGACTTGCGGACGGTCTCCCCATGGCATTCACACTCAGCGAAGCGGACGCGAGCATCCCGCCGCACGCTGCCACCGAGGTGTACCTCAACCGAGGTCTCGCCGACGCGCTGAGGGCGGTAGAGGGTCGCCGCAAATCGCAACTTGGCGACGCAGGCGCGCTACCGGTGGCGATGCTGCGCCTGCTGTTGCAACTGGAGGATGCCGACGCGCTGCGCGCCGAAGTGGAGTTATGGAAGGTGACCAACACTGAGTGGCCCGTACCGTTACTGGTCACCGCCGCACCACCAGATGTGGCGGTACGCCACGCCGTGCAGGCGCTCGGCGCTTGGATCATGGGGGTACCTGGGCTCGACGAGGCTGACCGCACCACGCTGTACGAGCGGTTGTCCCGCATGCCTCTGCGCACCGTTACCGACACCTTCCACCCGGCGCGCTGGAATGGGGATAACAAAGGCCACCGCAATCTCGCCGACATGGCCGCCCGCGCCCTGGAAGGACTCGAGCTGTTCCCCGGACGTGGCCCAATACGCCGCGTGGTGTCGCGGGAACTGACCAGCGGCCGGGCAGAACTCACCACGGACCCCTACGTCGCACTCGGCAAAGGCGAGTTGCCGGCAGCGTATGTCGTGCGACTACGCACCAAGACCTACCCCGGGCACCCGCAACCGCTGCTGCTGCTCGAACTGTCCCGCCGACAGTGGACCGACAACGTAAACACCTACCACGGCAAGGTCACCTTGCACGCCTTCCCGCAGGCGACGCCCGCGCGGCCCTGCCCGCCGGTGGTGCAACTCGAAGCCACCCCCCATGCGGTGCGTACCGCCACCGCTGGTGGGGACTATCTCGGCCTGCGCAAGCAGTACCGCACGCTGCCCGAACAGCCGTTCGTAGACAAGCGCCTCGACCCACGCGTGGTGAGTCACACCCCCTGCCCGGTGCTTGCACTCGTGCGCCAGGGGCGCGGCGTGCAGGGTGGCGCCACTGGAGCTCTCGAAGTGGACCGCCTGGTTGCGTTCGCTACCGCTAGCCTCGCGCTCGAAGCGCGCGGTCTCGTGCCATGGCGGGGACTGGCACGCGTGAAGGAACCAGGCCGCAAAGAAGGCCAGGAGATCGAAGAACCCTTCAAATACCTGTTCGCGGACTTCGAACCCACCAGGAAGCAACTCGCCACGGGCACGGGTGCAAAGAAGATTGTCGAGAAGCGTCAAGAGGCAGAGGCGTGGGCAGCCCAGGAGCGCGCCCGCATCGATGCGCACTATGGCGGGCGCTACCGCTTACTGTTGCTCCACGCGCCCGGCCATGATAACGACGCCCGCGAGGCGCAGCACATCCTCGAAACCATCCTGCAAGACCACGTAGAGGTACACCGCGAAGTGATGCCCGAACACACCAGCGGTCCCCGCGCCCAACTACCAGGGAATACGTTGATGCCCGCGCCGCGCGCGGAACTTCGTGTGGCCGCGTGGACGGACTTCCTGCGGCGCCCACGCCCGGCGTGCGACGGCGTCATGCTTGTGGTGCCCAAGGGCGACGGCGATACCGCCAATGACCCGGTAAACAAACGAGCGTCGAAGGTGGCCATACTACGCGCGCTCGGCGTGCACGCCCAGTACCTACGCCCCATGGAGGCCGCGGACGAGCGTGTGGACGGCGAAGTCGATAAGCGCGCGCAGCGCGACCGTAAGCGCCGCTTCGACTTCGTGCGCCGTGCCACACGCGCCTTCCAGGACCTCGCCTGGGAAGCGATCGGCATGCTCGACCCGGTTGAGGACGACAGTGGCCGGCTCTCCTCTGCGCTCGGAGACGCCGACCGTGGATTCGTCACGGCCCTGACGGTGGTGAGCGTTAACAAAAGCAAGAAGCGCAAAAACAAGTCCAGTACGGTGCCTTGCGCGTTGCGTCTCGACCTCGCCACCCAGCGCACTGAGGCTAATCTGCTGCTTGCTGACGGTTCGAGTGGCTGGCTAAATCTACGTGACGCGACCACGCGCCTCCTCGGTAACACCCGCAAGATGAACTTTGACGACCGCAAGGACGCCGCAGATCGCCGGGCGACGCAGGACTTCTTCCAGAGCGTTCTCGACGATTTAAACGGCCGAGTGTCTAGCCGTTCGCCCGAAGTGGTCGTGATCGACGGCGATACCGTGTGCCCCGCATGGCCCGGCCTGTACGACAAGCACCTAAAGCTCGACGACCTGCGCTTTGAGCCGGGCGAACCCGCCCGCAGCCGCCTGCAGCTCGGCTGGGGCGACCTGACCCTCGTACGCCTACGGGCTGCATCCGACCGCTCGCCGAAAGTGCTCACCCTTGGGGAGCGGGAGGTAGAGGTCCTCGGCGTGCGCTTCCCTACGCCGCGTTGGAGCGAGAGCGAGACCTTCCGTCTGATCGGTGGCGGGGCACCCACCTACCTGAACGTAGGGGCTAACAACAACCAAACGGTTCGTGGCATGTCCGGCCATCTAGCCGTGCACAAACACGGCAAGGACAAGGTCACCGCCCTCGAACCGTGGGTGAAGACGTATGCCACCCCTGATCCACTGGAGGTGAACGTCCTCGCGCCTGGACACTTGCCTGAGGAAGCCGTGGTGCATCTATTGTCCAAGCTGCGCCGCCGCTACGCGCACTACGACGGCTGGACGAAGCTCCCCGCACCCATGTCCTTCGCGCACGTTGTGAAGGACTACATCCCCGACTACGACCATGACTTTCAGGACGGCGACGATGAGAGCGTCACCGAGAGCGGAAGTGACTAA